The following proteins are co-located in the Microbulbifer sp. VAAF005 genome:
- a CDS encoding phage virion morphogenesis protein, whose protein sequence is MQIDLTGHLKARQQLALLKLPPAKQRRIGGTLARKVRTYSRKRLREQRGLDDKSWEKRKKGPKRQRGKGKMLRGFSKRMRARSTGLGGEVFFADKNTAQIAYQHQHGIAEEWDGQKAEKVYGKPDYKAPATRRQARALKKEGYKVRLPGGRKKKPTLRWITENLTLGQAGLILQVLRDEPKENSWVIELPERSFLGTTDREVSELADMIFKETSGRINSI, encoded by the coding sequence GTGCAGATTGATTTAACAGGACATTTAAAAGCCCGGCAGCAATTAGCCCTGCTAAAGCTACCACCCGCAAAACAGCGGCGTATAGGCGGCACGCTGGCCCGCAAAGTCCGCACCTATAGCCGCAAGCGATTGCGCGAACAACGAGGGCTGGACGATAAAAGCTGGGAGAAACGCAAAAAAGGCCCGAAGCGACAAAGGGGCAAGGGAAAAATGCTGCGCGGCTTTAGTAAAAGAATGCGGGCACGAAGTACCGGTTTAGGGGGTGAAGTATTTTTTGCCGATAAAAACACGGCCCAAATTGCCTACCAGCACCAACACGGTATTGCTGAAGAGTGGGACGGGCAAAAGGCAGAAAAGGTTTACGGCAAACCGGATTACAAAGCCCCGGCAACGCGACGACAGGCGCGAGCGTTGAAAAAAGAGGGGTACAAAGTGCGGCTACCTGGAGGCCGCAAGAAAAAGCCAACCCTGCGTTGGATCACTGAAAACCTAACCCTTGGGCAAGCGGGATTGATCTTACAGGTATTGCGCGATGAGCCGAAGGAAAACAGCTGGGTTATTGAATTACCAGAGCGCAGTTTTTTAGGTACCACAGACCGGGAAGTGAGCGAGCTTGCCGACATGATTTTTAAAGAAACCAGCGGACGTATTAACAGCATTTAG
- a CDS encoding DUF2586 domain-containing protein, with translation MAQGTVTVNNLNLGQGAFDEIERKALFLGVGDTNKNSVLALNSQSDLDELLGANDSQLKTQVMAAQANGGENWNAWAVPLDVSDDWKTALDTAMQSVSPELVAVCTPALVANDLDVAFAKAESIRTSLGRRVGILVATPGIDDTSESWSDYLAAQAAIVDPVNAYRVSAVPLLHGNNLGELVGRLCNRAASVADSPMRVATGPLLALGSVPNDKDGVPLDNAMLASLDALRLSVPQTYVDYPGTYWGDCNMLDAEGGDYQVIENLRVVDKAARAIRMLAIARIGNRQLNSTPISIASNKTYFSRPLREMARSVQFGADVFPGEIKQPKDGDIEIIWPTRDKVEIYLKVTPYNAPKSITANIALDLTNLG, from the coding sequence ATGGCACAGGGGACAGTAACGGTAAATAACCTGAACTTAGGTCAGGGCGCCTTCGATGAAATCGAACGCAAGGCACTTTTTTTGGGGGTAGGGGACACCAATAAAAATAGTGTTCTTGCATTGAATTCACAGAGTGATCTGGACGAACTACTGGGCGCAAATGATTCACAGCTAAAAACCCAAGTGATGGCCGCACAGGCCAATGGTGGGGAAAACTGGAACGCCTGGGCCGTGCCCCTGGATGTGTCCGACGATTGGAAGACCGCGCTGGATACGGCAATGCAGAGTGTCTCCCCAGAGCTGGTAGCCGTTTGTACCCCGGCATTGGTGGCCAATGACCTAGATGTAGCTTTTGCCAAGGCTGAGAGTATTAGAACCAGCCTGGGGCGCCGTGTAGGTATTCTGGTTGCTACTCCCGGTATCGATGACACTAGCGAGAGCTGGAGCGATTACCTGGCCGCACAGGCCGCCATTGTGGACCCTGTAAACGCCTATCGGGTATCAGCGGTTCCCCTGCTGCACGGAAACAACCTGGGCGAATTGGTAGGCCGCCTGTGCAATCGTGCTGCCAGCGTCGCTGATTCCCCTATGCGGGTTGCCACAGGGCCGCTGTTAGCGCTGGGTTCTGTACCCAACGACAAAGACGGCGTACCGCTAGATAACGCCATGTTGGCGAGTCTGGACGCTCTGAGGCTATCAGTACCGCAAACCTATGTTGATTATCCGGGTACCTATTGGGGCGACTGCAACATGTTGGACGCCGAAGGGGGAGACTACCAGGTTATTGAAAACCTCCGTGTCGTGGATAAAGCAGCCCGCGCTATTCGGATGTTGGCGATTGCGCGGATAGGCAATCGACAACTGAACAGTACCCCAATCTCTATTGCCTCCAATAAAACCTACTTTTCCCGCCCACTACGGGAAATGGCCCGCAGTGTGCAATTTGGGGCTGATGTATTCCCCGGCGAGATTAAACAGCCCAAGGACGGCGATATTGAAATTATTTGGCCGACTCGCGACAAGGTGGAAATTTATTTAAAGGTAACGCCTTACAACGCACCGAAATCTATTACCGCCAATATTGCGTTGGACCTAACCAACCTAGGCTGA
- a CDS encoding phage protein, whose amino-acid sequence MSKLSGRDIDTTIGSYRVNIEEASLSIEDGTGTTKTRGVPDGFIEGDVSASGEIKLNTGQFQIIVEAAKEAGSFRGLPTFDLVFNAETTDESINVEAFDCKLSLSDVLSANQSNERLMHTIKYEVTGREFVNINGVPYLRSEEIERLN is encoded by the coding sequence ATGTCCAAACTTTCCGGACGCGACATTGACACCACGATCGGTAGTTACCGCGTCAATATCGAAGAGGCCAGTCTTTCTATCGAAGACGGCACCGGCACCACAAAAACCCGTGGTGTACCCGATGGATTTATTGAGGGTGATGTTTCGGCCAGTGGAGAGATCAAACTGAATACCGGGCAGTTTCAAATCATTGTTGAAGCGGCCAAAGAGGCGGGCAGCTTTCGGGGGCTGCCAACTTTTGATTTGGTGTTTAACGCGGAAACCACTGATGAATCCATCAATGTTGAAGCCTTTGACTGCAAGCTGAGTTTGTCGGATGTCCTGAGCGCAAATCAAAGCAATGAACGGCTAATGCATACCATTAAGTACGAAGTAACAGGCCGTGAATTTGTCAATATCAACGGTGTGCCCTATCTGCGCTCTGAAGAAATAGAGCGGCTGAATTAA
- a CDS encoding TraR/DksA family transcriptional regulator: MPDLFDQASQLEQRERDSVLAAQRDRSRQKISSRESCQDCDEPIPLARRAFGGVTRCIECQEFFEKTGR; the protein is encoded by the coding sequence ATGCCAGATCTATTTGACCAGGCGTCACAGCTAGAGCAGCGGGAGCGGGACAGCGTATTAGCTGCACAGCGCGACCGATCCCGACAAAAGATATCCAGTCGGGAAAGCTGTCAAGATTGTGACGAGCCTATCCCGTTAGCACGGCGGGCCTTTGGTGGCGTAACCAGGTGTATTGAGTGTCAGGAATTTTTTGAAAAAACGGGGCGCTAA
- a CDS encoding putative phage tail assembly chaperone → MAKDVNKDTVDENTQGFEVTIDGSEVLFKVTRNDYNKLVNQLGPGNKVNAFHNFLVSTVSDEGKQALLKVLADRPGSEVAIGSGIYEAYTPDLQVTVKKR, encoded by the coding sequence ATGGCAAAAGATGTCAACAAAGACACAGTCGACGAAAATACACAAGGATTTGAAGTCACTATTGATGGCAGTGAAGTTCTATTCAAAGTTACTCGCAATGATTACAACAAACTGGTTAACCAGTTGGGGCCGGGTAATAAAGTCAACGCTTTTCATAACTTCCTGGTTTCTACAGTAAGCGATGAAGGCAAGCAAGCTTTGCTAAAGGTGCTAGCGGATAGACCGGGAAGTGAAGTGGCAATTGGTTCAGGTATTTATGAAGCCTATACCCCGGACCTGCAAGTTACCGTAAAAAAGCGTTAG